One segment of Zonotrichia albicollis isolate bZonAlb1 chromosome 4, bZonAlb1.hap1, whole genome shotgun sequence DNA contains the following:
- the ETFRF1 gene encoding electron transfer flavoprotein regulatory factor 1, translating to MASSLRSEVIKLYKNLLYLGREYPKGADYFRSRLKAAFLKNKDETDPEKIKQLIARGEFVIKELEALYFLRKYRAMKQRYYSDDKP from the exons ATGGCCAGTTCTTTAAGAAGTGAAGTGATAAAACTGTACAAAAAT CTGCTGTACCTTGGAAGGGAGTATCCCAAAGGAGCAGACTACTTCAGAAGCCGGTTGAAAGCAGCTTTTCTAAAAAACAAAGATGAGACAGACCCAGAAAAAATTAAGCAGCTGATTGCCCGGGGAGAGTTTGTTATAAAGGAGCTGGAGGCTTTGTACTTCCTGAGGAAATACCGAGCCATGAAGCAGCGCTACTACAGCGACGACAAGCCCTGA